A section of the Pochonia chlamydosporia 170 chromosome 2, whole genome shotgun sequence genome encodes:
- a CDS encoding Zn(2)-C6 fungal-type DNA-binding domain-containing protein (similar to Metarhizium robertsii ARSEF 23 XP_007817331.1), which yields MADFLENFDFGASDDYTPDDDGACASVDDLQRRLRGLIDAKTTDTRAEHVYATLDIAGTVEFAVAETDGVNVTDPQLLGEAMDVDGQQTTRTHAYTALEALRNQPSQAPAVQQALAEQIVMAAGVEDKSTWVLQGCELAAHGWDFTFICEASVRHWKMQNEGKTLPVVGDYTKKEPEPVLMERPAFDCRGQLFVSFSRKARVISVKYNHTVLHRTVAEMTDFFKPPPMIGPQKPDKKTLAEAAKLAQVEHTKAKRKKAREERRQSEGKPKEGRKRKSKKGAEQTEAQLSLADQASQALDFADVSQLQRAVAAENGVNGEASTGQGANSGAGAAGGQLRSAVKSLSLNVTPQEAARRKEVALKLLTDAGVNSESLSTDQFSIFANQAPELQKESLNMLVTYGAERLQIIHPSNKESTTPVPQGNAAATGEPGGSTPRTTTTELVLEDETSKRKRKGSRPLGKSRLACFQCKSRQVKCPKDRPSCTECRDSGNTCEYPPHKPRNRKQKSAAVVADGDDEDADADADGEADDEEVDGEADDTVMTEANEDPARQEAPQQTETLHDDDGFSSDTGAPYSYPQVPQIPAAADAPREPPTDPIHGFHPQPTQLPYFQSASGLALPQRDPLEDPPRNQLDTSITMPGSSIYYPSYPPPAPEPSREPEERPQRNIPASNHNRYPSNSRNTNTPTQTWTPSNTDFSKPTTAHISPLLRHGQPGPQGSASPDPVAPAQIDIQDATLLAHAASHSQSYAPNSGLKMHHPAPPSQSPFQTAYNPRSKSQQGHRPSSLTPQRTSAYQLPAAQPSLQNPLQRGTLLPTGRFGNGDVSEAADKIGYKPYSYQKNGSGGGHGYLSQYSSEMGSGGHSLLAQGQGQSAGRQGQTRTQAQGQSQSQSQSQHGQGQHVQNWQFGGQASGSGNASGNGNGHEQSRYGYNWGVGDSWNQRH from the exons ATGGCAGACTTCCTCGAGAACTTCGACTTCGGAGCCAGCGACGACTACACACCAGACGACGATGGCGCATGCGCATCGGTGGACGACCTCCAGCGCCGGCTCCGCGGGCTTATTGACGCAAAGACGACCGACACACGAGCCGAGCATGTGTACGCAACGCTGGATATTGCCGGGACGGTCGAGTTCGCGGTAGCGGAAACGGATGGCGTGAATGTCACGGACCCGCAGCTCTTGGGGGAAGCAATGGACGTTGATGGCCAGCAGACGACACGGACTCACGCGTACACGGCGCTGGAGGCGTTGAGGAACCAACCTAGTCAGGCGCCTGCGGTGCAGCAGGCGTTGGCAGAGCAAATTGTCATGGCGGCCGGTGTTGAGGACAAGAGCACCTGGGTTTTGCAGGGTTGCGAATTGGCGGCTCATGGGTGGGATTTTACGTTTATTTGCGAGGCTTCAGTTCGGCATTGGAAGATGCAGAACGAGGGGAAGACGTTGCCCGTGGTAGGGGATTATACGAAGAAGGAGCCTGAGCCGGTATTAATGG AACGACCGGCATTTGACTGCAGAGGTCAACTATTCGTATCGTTTTCGAGAAAAGCCCGTGTCATATCCGTCAAGTACAACCATACAGTCCTCCACAGAACCGTCGCCGAAATGACCGACTTTTTCAAACCTCCTCCGATGATTGGGCCGCAGAAACCAGATAAGAAGACGTTGGCGGAGGCGGCCAAACTGGCGCAAGTTGAACATACCAAGgccaagaggaagaaggccCGAGAGGAGCGACGACAAAGCGAGGGCAAGCCCAAGGAAGgcaggaaaagaaagagcaagaagggCGCCGAGCAGACGGAAGCACAATTATCGTTGGCGGACCAAGCGTCACAGGCTTTGGATTTTGCTGACGTTTCTCAACTCCAACGTGCGGTTGCGGCGGAGAATGGCGTCAATGGAGAGGCTTCTACGGGACAGGGAGCCAATTCAGGTGCTGGCGCGGCAGGGGGCCAACTTCGATCTGCTGTCAAGTCGTTGTCTCTTAATGTCACGCCACAGGAGGCGGCAAGACGAAAGGAAGTTgccttgaagctgttgacGGATGCGGGTGTGAATTCTGAGTCCCTTTCTACGGACCAGTTTAGTATTTTTGCGAACCAGGCACCTGAGCTTCAGAAGGAATCGCTTAATATGCTGGTTACATATGGAGCAGAGAGACTGCAGATTATCCATCCGAGTAACAAGGAGAGTACTACGCCGGTACCGCAGGGGAATGCGGCTGCGACAGGCGAGCCGGGAGGTTCTACGCCAcggacgacgacgacagagCTGGTTTTGGAAGATGAAACGTCGAAACGGAAACGAAAGGGGTCCAGGCCGCTGGGCAAGTCAAGACTGGCTTGCTTTCAGTGCAAGAgccgtcaagtcaag TGCCCAAAGGATAGACCATCTTGTACAGAGTGTCGGGATAGCGGCAACACGTGCGAGTATCCGCCGCATAAACCGAGGAATCGAAAACAAAAGTCTGCTGCGGTCGTGGCTGAcggtgacgacgaggacgcGGACGCGGACGCGGACGGTGAagcagacgatgaggaagttGATGGCGAGGCGGATGATACTGTCATGACGGAGGCGAATGAGGATCCAGCGCGACAGGAAGCGCCCCAGCAGACAGAGACGCTCcacgatgacgatggcttCAGCTCCGATACTGGAGCACCGTATTCTTATCCGCAAGTACCGCAGATACCGGCAGCAGCAGATGCACCCAGGGAACCGCCAACCGATCCTATCCACGGCTTCCATCCACAACCGACACAGCTGCCGTACTTTCAATCCGCATCAGGGCTAGCATTACCACAGCGCGATCCTTTGGAAGACCCGCCCCGAAACCAACTCGACACAAGTATCACCATGCCAGGAAGCAGTATATACTACCCATCATATCCCCCTCCAGCACCAGAACCAAGCCGTGAGCCCGAAGAGCGCCCACAAAGAAATATACCCGCCTCAAATCACAACCGATACCCCTCAAACAgcagaaacaccaacacacccACACAAACATGGACTCCAAGCAACACCGATTTCTCTAAGCCCACAACCGCGCATATATCTCCCCTCCTACGACACGGCCAGCCCGGTCCCCAAGGTTCCGCGAGCCCAGATCCAGTGGCCCCCGCCCAAATCGACATCCAGGACGCGACGCTCCTCGCACATGCCGCCTCGCATAGTCAATCATACGCACCTAACTCGGGGCTGAAGATGCACCATCCGGCGCCGCCGTCTCAATCACCCTTCCAAACGGCGTATAACCCGCGGTCGAAGTCGCAGCAGGGCCATCGACCGTCGAGTCTTACGCCACAGCGGACAAGTGCGTACCAGTTACCTGCTGCGCAGCCAAGTTTGCAGAATCCGTTGCAGAGGGGTACGTTGTTGCCAACGGGGCGGTTTGGGAATGGTGATGTGAGTGAGGCGGCGGATAAGATTGGGTATAAGCCGTATTCGTATCAGAAGAATGGGTCGGGTGGTGGGCATGGGTATTTGTCGCAGTATAGTTCGGAGATGGGATCTGGGGGACATTCGTTGCTGGCGCAGGGGCAGGGACAGAGTGCAGGGAGACAGGGACAGACACGGACACAGGCACAAGGGCAGAGCCAGAGTCAAAGTCAGAGTCAGCATGGACAGGGACAACATGTGCAGAATTGGCAGTTTGGGGGCCAGGCGAGTGGAAGTGGGAATGCGagtgggaatgggaatgggcATGAGCAGAGTAGGTATGGGTATAATTGGGGAGTGGGAGATAGTTGGAACCAGAGGCATTAG
- a CDS encoding DSB repair complex subunit Ku70 (similar to Neosartorya fischeri NRRL 181 XP_001259909.1): MAENSQDWKREDEDEGDQEIDETSYKAQKDAIILAIEVSESMLRQPPPSDSKKADQDSALEAALKCAYHLMEQRIISNPKDMMGILLFGTQKTKFQKDENGRSSLGYPNCYLFTDLDVPAAEDVKVLKGLVEDGEDDDEVLRPSGEAAIMSNVLFCANQIFTTKAANFGSRRLFIITDNDNPHPGDKAAMSAAAVRAKDLYDLGVTIDLFPITRGESKFDLSKFYDDIVYRDPIAEANSRAVPISKSGDGLSLLGSLTSNINSKQTPKRALFSNLPFEIAPGLRISVKGYNILHRQTPARTCYIWLDGEKPQIASGETTRLAEDSTRTVEKGEMKKAYKFGGEYVYFTPDEQKSLKDFGSPVIRIIGFKPRKLLPLWASVKKSTFIFPSEEDYVGSTRVFTALWQKLIKDDKVGIAWCVVRSNAQPILAAIIPSKERSDDDSGTPYLPAGLWIYPLPFADDLREIKPPNEVSQSSDELKTQMRTIVQQLQLPKAMYNPLKYPNPALQWHYKILKALALEEEVPETADDATEPKYKAISKRAGGYLEEWSGKLEDDAGTVVTAKGLKREADDEGSDRPTKQRRGVSGQANPSSMSMIELKEAIESGGIMKMTVAQLRDVAGSKGISTTGKKAEIAERIEQWVDDNS; the protein is encoded by the exons ATGGCAGAAAACAGTCAGGACTGGAAGcgcgaggatgaggatgaaggcgaCCAAGAGATTGACGAGACG AGCTACAAGGCACAGAAAGATGCCATTATACTGGCCATTGAAGTCAGTGAATCCATGCTGAGGCAGCCCCCGCCATCGGATTCCAAGAAGGCAGATCAAGATAGTGCCCTCGAAGCAGCCCTGAAATGTGCCTACCATCTGATGGAGCAACGCATCATTTCTAATCCAAAGGACATGATGGGCATTCTGTTATTTGGGACTCAAAAGACCAAATTTCAGAAAGACGAAAATGGGCGCAGTAGCTTGGGGTATCCCAATTGCTATCTTTTCACGGATCTTGATGTCCCCGCGGcagaagatgtcaaggtgCTCAAGGGTCTTgttgaggatggggaggatgatgacgaagtGCTGCGGCCATCAGGCGAAGCAGCCATCATGTCGAATGTGCTCTTCTGCGCAAACCAGATATTTACGACAAAGGctgccaactttggaagCCGCCGTCTGTTCATCATTACCGACAACGACAACCCTCACCCCGGAGACAAGGCAGCAATGTCGGCAGCTGCTGTTCGAGCCAAGGATCTCTACGACTTGGGGGTAACAATTGACCTATTTCCGATTACGAGGGGAGAATCCAAGTTTGACTTGTCGAAATTCTACGAT GACATCGTGTACCGCGACCCAATCGCAGAGGCCAATAGCAGGGCTGTACCAATTTCAAAGTCGGGTGATGGCCTGTCTCTGCTTGGCTCCTTGACGTCAAACATCAATTCAAAGCAGACTCCCAAGCGAGCGTTGTTCTCAAACCTGCCTTTTGAGATTGCGCCTGGACTGCGAATATCAGTCAAGGGATACAATATTCTTCATCGACAGACGCCAGCCAGGACGTGTTACATTTGGCTAGACGGGGAGAAGCCCCAGATTGCCAGTGGCGAAACCACCAGGTTGGCGGAGGACAGCACGAGAACTGTTGAGAAGGgagagatgaagaaggcctACAAGTTTGGTGGCGAATACGTCTACTTTACACCTGATGAGCAAAAGTCGCTTAAAGATTTCGGGTCGCCTGTCATTCGTATCATCGGTTTCAAGCCTCGCAAGCTGCTACCGTTATGGGCCAGTGTCAAAAAATCGACCTTTATCTTTCCCAGCGAGGAAGACTATGTTGGCTCAACGCGGGTATTTACCGCGTTGTGGCAAAAGCtgatcaaggacgacaagGTTGGCATCGCTTGGTGTGTCGTGCGAAGCAATGCACAGCCAATACTAGCTGCCATCATTCCATCTAAGGAACGGTCTGATGACGACTCAGGGACTCCGTACTTGCCAGCTGGACTCTGGATATACCCACTCCCCTTTGCAGACGACCTGCGAGAGATTAAGCCGCCGAACGAGGTCTCGCAAAGTTCTGATGAGCTGAAGACGCAGATGAGGACTATTGTACAGCAACTGCAGCTCCCCAAGGCCATGTACAATCCGTTGAAATACCCCAACCCTGCACTCCAGTGGCATTACAAGATTCTCAAGGCTCTTGCTCTCGAAGAGGAGGTACCGGAGACGGCAGACGATGCTACGGAGCCCAAGTACAAGGCTATCAGTAAGCGAGCTGGTGGTTACTTGGAGGAGTGGTCGggcaagctggaagatgatgcaggGACGGTTGTCACAGCCAAGGGGCTTAAGCGTGAAGCTGACGATGAAGGTAGTGACCGTCCGACAAAGCAAAGGCGTGGCGTGTCTGGGCAAGCGAACCcgtcgtccatgtcgatgaTCGAACTTAAAGAAGCTATAGAAAGTGGAGGAATCATGAAGATGACGGTTGCACAGTTGAGAGATGTGGCTGGCTCCAAAGGAATCAGCACGACGGGGAAGAAGGCAGAGATTGCGGAGAGAATAGAGCAGTGGGTAGACGACAACTCCTGA
- a CDS encoding ferrochelatase, mitochondrial precursor (similar to Aspergillus terreus NIH2624 XP_001216975.1) has product MSSRICAQPLLKSVSRNSCSRLGLPQIAAQARHFATPVPPVTQDATGSKGPTAMVFLNMGGPSKTDEVGDFLSRLFSDGDLIPLGRLQSYLGPLLSKRRTPMIQKQYAAIGGGSPIRKWSEYQSAEMCKILDKISPETAPHKPYVAFRYANPLTEEMYQQLLDDGFGNGKGGRAVAFTQYPQYSCSTTGSSLNELWKWRHRLEGKNADETGAGTIAWSVIDRWPAHSGLVEAFAQNIEAKLAEYPEDRRKDVVLLFSAHSLPMSVVNRGDPYPAEVAATVYAVMQRLKFSNPYRLCWQSQVGPSAWLGPQTATTVEAYIAKGQKDMVLIPIAFTSDHIETLYELDHEVIGESGHTDTIKRADSLNGSPVFIEALADIAKAHLRSGEACSKQMGLRCPSCKSERCTETKKFFAGQQANL; this is encoded by the exons ATGTCGTCGAGAATCTGTGCACAGCCGCTTTTAAAGAGCGTGTCGAGGAATTCATGTTCGCGGCTTGGTCTTCCCCAAATAGCAGCCCAAGCTCGGCACTTTGCGACGCCGGTGCCTCCCGTCACCCAGGATGCAACGGGATCAAAAGGTCCAACCGCAATGGTGTTTCTCAATATGGGGGGACCATCCAAGACTGATGAAGTCGGTGACTTTCTGAGTCGCTTGTTT TCCGACGGCGATTTGATTCCTCTCGGTCGGCTCCAATCGTATTTGGGCCCTCTCCTCTCGAAGCGACGAACACCAATGATTCAGAAGCAGTATGCTGCCATTGGTGGCGGTTCTCCCATTCGAAAGTGGTCTGAATACCAGAGCGCCGAGATGTGCAAGATCCTGGACAAGATCTCTCCAGAAACTGCCCCTCACAAGCCCTACGTGGCCTTCCGCTACGCCAATCCTTTGACTGAGGAGATGTACCAACAACTCCTCGACGATGGGTTTGGGAATGGAAAGGGTGGCAGGGCTGTCGCTTTCACTCAGTATCCCCAGTACTCTTGTTCTACCACAGGTTCCAGCCTGAACGAACTGTGGAAGTGGAGGCATCGACTGGAGGGGAAGAACGCGGACGAAACTGGAGCCGGAACCATTGCATGGAGTGTAATCGACAGGTGGCCGGCTCATTCTGGCCTTGTCGAGGCATTCGCACAGAATAtcgaagccaagttggccgagTACCCCGAGGACCGGCGTAAAGATGTAGTCCTGCTGTTTTCCGCCCACAGTCTTCCCATGTCCGTTGTCAACAGAGGCGACCCATACCCTGCCGAGGTTGCTGCTACTGTGTACGCTGTTATGCAGCGACTCAAGTTCTCCAACCCGTACCGCCTTTGCTGGCAGTCGCAGGTTGGTCCGTCCGCGTGGCTTGGTCCTCAGACTGCGACCACTGTTGAGGCATACATTGCCAAGGGCCAGAAGGACATGGTTCTGATCCCCATCGCCTTCACCTCCGACCATATTGAAACATTATACGAACTAGACCATGAGGTCATTGGTGAGAGCGGTCACACTGACACAATTAAGCGAGCCGACAGTCTCAACGGTAGTCCAGTGTTTATCGAAGCTTTGGcagacattgccaaggcaCACTTGAGAAGCGGCGAGGCTTGTTCAAAGCAGATGGGCCTTCGATGCCCCAGTTGCAAGAGCGAAAGATGCACAGAGACCAAAAAGTTCTTTGCCGGACAACAAGCGAATCTATAG